One segment of Vulpes lagopus strain Blue_001 chromosome 8, ASM1834538v1, whole genome shotgun sequence DNA contains the following:
- the PCDHAC2 gene encoding protocadherin alpha-C2: MELAGTRPGATEHPRLRPPLSWLPPPLLLLLLLPLPGPAASQLRYSVPEEQAPGALVGNVASALGLELRRLGPGCLRINHLGAPSPRYLELDLTSGALFVNERIDREALCEQRPRCLLSLEVLAHSPVAVSAVEVEVLDINDNSPRFPRPDYQLQVSESVAPGARFHIESAQDPDVGANSVQTYELSPSEHFELDLKPLQENSKVLELVLRKGLDREQAVLHHLVLTAVDGGSPARSGTAQISVRVLDTNDNSPTFDQSTYRVQLREDAPPGTLVVKLNASDPDEGSNGELRYSLSSYTSDRERQLFSIDANTGEVRVSGALDYEEASSYQIYVQATDQGPVPMVGHCKVLVDIVDVNDNAPEVVLTDLYSPVPEDAASNTVVALLSVNDQDSGLNRKVSLGLEASLPFRLNGFGNSYTLVVSGSLDRERVAAYNITVTATDGGVPQLTSQRTLRVEISDINDNPPSFLKDSYSIYIQENNLPGVLLCTVQATDPDEKENAEVTYSLLEREIQGLPVTSYVSVNSASGSLYAVNSFDYEKFREFFVTVEAQDKGSPPLSSTVTANVYVVDMNDHAPHILYPTSTNSSAAIEMVPRTAPAGYLVTKVIAMDSDSGQNAWLFYHLAQTSDLDLFKVELHTGEIRTTRKMGDESGTTFNLTVVVRDNGEPSLSASVAITVAVVDRVSKILPDTQRHVKSPRTYSEITLYLIIALSTVSFIFLLTIIVLSIIKCYRYTAYGTACCGGFCGVRERCPAELNKQANNNIDARIPHGLKVQPHFIEVRGNGSLTKTYCYKACLTTGSGSDTFMFYNTGAQTGLGPGGAQAAASDSRHLTGQSGQSAGNLIILKNDAVSQNEVR; encoded by the coding sequence ATGGAGCTGGCGGGCACCAGACCCGGGGCGACTGAGCATCCACGACTCCGGCCGCCCCTGTCCTGGCTGCCGCCGCCTCtcctgctgctactgctgctgccgctgccggGCCCAGCGGCCTCCCAGCTGCGATACTCGGTGCCGGAGGAGCAGGCACCCGGCGCGCTTGTGGGCAACGTGGCCAGCGCGCTGGGGCTGGAGCTGCGGCGCTTGGGGCCGGGCTGCCTGCGCATCAACCATCTGGGTGCGCCCAGTCCGCGCTACCTGGAGCTGGACCTCACAAGTGGAGCGCTCTTCGTCAACGAGCGCATTGACCGGGAGGCGCTGTGCGAGCAGCGGCCTCGCTGCCTGCTCAGCTTGGAAGTGCTGGCGCACAGCCCCGTGGCGGTGAGCGCCGTGGAGGTGGAGGTACTGGACATCAACGACAACTCGCCCCGCTTCCCGCGGCCCGACTACCAGCTTCAGGTAAGCGAATCGGTGGCCCCCGGAGCGCGCTTTCACATAGAGAGTGCGCAGGACCCTGACGTGGGCGCCAACTCCGTGCAGACTTACGAGCTCAGCCCCAGCGAGCACTTCGAGCTGGACCTTAAACCCCTGCAGGAGAACAGCAAGGTGCTGGAGCTGGTGCTGCGGAAGGGCCTAGACCGCGAGCAGGCAGTCTTGCACCACCTGGTTCTCACAGCTGTGGACGGGGGCAGTCCAGCCCGCTCGGGCACCGCACAGATCTCTGTGCGTGTCCTGGACACTAACGACAATTCTCCCACCTTCGACCAGTCCACTTACCGCGTCCAGCTTCGGGAGGACGCTCCCCCGGGCACATTGGTGGTGAAGCTGAATGCCTCGGACCCGGATGAGGGCTCCAATGGTGAGCTCAGGTACTCCTTGAGCAGCTACACCTCGGACCGGGAGAGGCAGCTCTTCAGCATCGATGCCAACACTGGGGAAGTGCGGGTAAGTGGAGCACTAGATTACGAGGAGGCCTCTTCTTACCAGATCTATGTGCAGGCGACGGACCAGGGTCCAGTACCCATGGTGGGTCACTGCAAGGTATTAGTGGACATCGTGGATGTGAATGATAATGCGCCAGAGGTGGTGCTGACCGACCTGTACAGCCCAGTGCCTGAGGATGCTGCATCCAATACCGTGGTGGCCCTCCTCAGTGTCAATGACCAAGACTCAGGCCTCAACAGGAAGGTGAGCCTTGGCCTGGAGGCCTCACTGCCTTTCCGACTGAATGGCTTTGGAAACTCCTACACGCTGGTGGTGAGTGGTTCCTTGGACAGGGAGCGGGTGGCTGCCTACAACATCACAGTGACAGCCACTGATGGGGGCGTACCACAGCTCACATCCCAGCGGACACTGCGGGTTGAGATCTCTGACATCAATGACAATCCACCAAGCTTCCTAAAGGACTCCTACTCCATCTACATCCAGGAGAACAATTTGCCAGGGGTGTTGCTCTGCACCGTGCAAGCCACAGACCCAGATGAAAAGGAGAACGCAGAGGTGACCTACTCCCTCCTGGAGAGGGAGATTCAAGGGCTACCAGTCACCTCCTATGTCTCCGTTAACAGTGCCAGTGGCAGCCTTTATGCTGTCAACTCCTTTGACTATGAGAAGTTTCGGGAGTTCTTTGTGACTGTGGAGGCCCAGGACAAGGGGAGTCCACCACTGAGCAGCACTGTGACCGCCAATGTGTATGTGGTGGACATGAATGACCATGCCCCTCACATCCTGTACCCTACCTCAACTAATTCGTCAGCAGCCATTGAGATGGTGCCTCGAACTGCCCCTGCTGGTTATTTGGTCACCAAAGTCATAGCCATGGACTCAGACTCTGGCCAAAATGCTTGGCTCTTCTACCATCTGGCCCAGACTTCTGACCTGGACCTCTTTAAAGTAGAGCTACACACAGGGGAAATTAGGACTACCAGAAAGATGGGAGATGAGAGCGGAACTACTTTCAACCTGACCGTGGTGGTCCGAGACAATGGAGAGCCATCACTGTCCGCCTCTGTGGCCATTACAGTGGCTGTGGTGGATAGAGTCTCCAAGATCCTCCCAGATACTCAGAGACACGTTAAGAGTCCTCGGACATACTCTGAAATTACACTTTATCTAATAATAGCATTAAGCACAgtgtcttttatatttcttttgacaATCATTGTTTTGAGCATCATCAAGTGCTACCGCTACACCGCGTATGGTACTGCGTGCTGTGGGGGCTTCTGTGGAGTGAGAGAGCGGTGTCCGGCTGAACTAAACAAACAGGCCAATAACAATATTGATGCCAGGATACCACATGGCCTCAAAGTGCAGCCTCATTTCATTGAAGTGCGAGGGAATGGCTCCCTTACCAAGACCTACTGCTACAAGGCCTGTCTGACCACAGGCTCAGGGAGTGACACTTTCATGTTTTATAACACAGGGGCACAGACAGGACTGGGGCCTGGGGGAGCCCAAGCAGCAGCGAGTGACAGCAGGCACCTCACAGGCCAAAGTGGGCAGAGTGCTGGGAACCTGATTATTCTCAAAAATGATGCTGTTTCTCAAAACGAGGTGAGATAG